The DNA segment TTGTGAGACCCACTTGCATTAGACGGTCAATATTTGTATAAACATCTTTCACTCGATGAACTCGGCCGATCTTTTCAAGTATCTCATCATCAAACACCTGAACACCTAAGGATATTCGGTTGACTCCGTACGACTTCAGAAGTTTTACTTTTTCCATGTCTAAATCTCCGGGGTTTGCTTCAAAGGTGTACTCCTCACAAGTAGGGACATTAAAGTGTTCGTCAATCATGGTTAAAAGTTTCTCAAGCTGTTTATGGGTTACAACAGTTGGAGTCCCTCCTCCCACGAAAATCGTCTTAACCTCGGCTTTTTCTTGAGGAATATACGTGTGTATTTCCTGGTAAAGAGCGTCTAAATATTCATCAGCTAAACGTTCATTATAAAAAAACTTAGTAAAATCACAGTAATGACAAATTTGCTGGCAAAACGGAATATGAATATATGCAGAGGAAATCGTCATGGTGTTTCAACCTTTCATAAGGAAAACCGCAAGAAGTGAATCTCCTGCGGCCTGACCCTGTTCTTATTAATCGTCATCTATTTCTAATACGGACATAAATGCTTCCTGCGGCACTTCTACTGAGCCAACCATCTTCATGCGTTTTTTACCTTCTTTTTGCTTCTCAAGAAGTTTACGCTTCCGGGAAATGTCACCACCGTAACATTTTGATAATACATTTTTCCTCATCGCCTTAATCGTCGTACGGGCAACAATTTTATTGCCAATGGCTGCTTGGACTGGCACTTCAAATTGCTGGCGCGGAATAAGTTTCTTCAGTTTATCGGCGATGACTTTACCTCGTTCGTAGGCGAAATCGCGGTGAACGATAAACGATAACGCATCAATCGTATCCCCGTTTAATAAGATGTCCATTTTAACAAGGTTAGAAGCGCGATAGCCGATCAATTCATAATCGAATGAGGCATACCCTTTAGTTTGTGACTTCAATGAATCAAAGAAATCATAGACAATTTCGGATAATGGAATGTCATACACGATATTCACACGATTGTCATCTAGGTATTGCATGTCTATAAAACTGCCACGTTTCCGCTGGCAAATCTCCATCACCGGGCCGACGTAATCATTTGGAACCATAATTGTTGCTTTAACATATGGCTCTTGAACGTCTTCAAGGTTCTGGTTGTCAGGCATCATAGAAGGGTTATCGACTTCGATTTCCTCACCATCCGTTAACGTAACCTTATAAATAACACTTGGAGCCGTTGTAATCAGGTCAATTTTGTACTCCCGTTCAATACGTTCTTGGATAATCTCCATATGAAGCATCCCCAAAAATCCGCAACGAAAGCCAAAGCCTAGAGCTTGGGAGGTTTCTGGTTCGAATTGTAGTGAGGAATCATTTAATTCTAAACGTTCAAGTGCATCTCTCAGGTCATTATAGTTATTGGCGTCAACAGGATATAAACCGCAGAACACCATTGGATTCATTTTTTTATAACCAGGGAGAGGGGTTCCAGCCGGTCGATTTGCTAATGTAATCGTATCCCCAACCCGGGAATCGCCAATGTTCTTAATCGATGCAGTTAAATATCCTACATCTCCAACGTGAAGCTCTTTCAATGGAGTTGGTGTTGGCTTAAATACCCCTACTTCATTGACTTCGAATTCTTTTCCAGTTGCCATCATCTTAATTTTATCTCCGACTTTTACTGAGCCTTCACGAACACACGTGTAAGCAACTACCCCACGGTACGTATCATATAATGAATCAAAAATCAGTGCCTTAAGCGGGTCATTTGCAATGCCTTCAGGTGCGGGAATATCTGAAACGATCCGTTCTAAAATCTCATCGATCCCTACCCCTTCCTTCGCAGAGGCTAAGATAGCATCTGAAGCATCAATTCCAATAACGTCTTCAATTTCTTGTTTAACCCTTTCTGTGTCCGCTCCCGGTAAATCAATTTTATTTATAACAGGAATGATTTCCAAGTCATTTTCTAAGGCTAAATAGACGTTCGCTAAGGTTTGTGCCTCGATTCCTTGAGCAGCATCAACGACGAGAATTGCCCCTTCACAGGCTGCAAGGCTGCGGGACACTTCATATGTAAAATCGACATGTCCCGGTGTATCAATTAAGTGAAACGTATAGTCTTGGTCGTCGTCCGCTTTATAATTTAACTGAACAGCGTTAAGCTTAATGGTTATCCCTCGTTCACGTTCAAGGTCCATTGCATCTAAAAACTGTTCTTTCATTTCTCTTTGCGTTAATGCTTGTGTTTTTTCAAGAATACGATCAGCCAATGTTGATTTCCCATGATCAATATGGGCAATAATTGAAAAATTACGCACTCTTTCCTGTCTAGATTGACTTGTCAACTTTATCACTCCTACTAAATTCACACGCAGTCAGCTAGCCTGATTATAGCAATAGGAAAACGAATATTCAATCCATACCAACAGAAAGACTTCCTTTGGAGGAAGATTCGTATTGTATCACAACAGAAAAAGCCGCCCCCACAGGACGGCTCTTCGCCTTATGTTTTAATTAAATCGGACATGATCATGAGAACGAGATCAAACCCCGCACCCACACTTTCCCCCATACCTACCGCCACATCAACAATCAATGGAGACTCTTCCTCTTTCAGTTCAGGGCTACAAGTTTCAACTGACTGGTTACTAGGGGCGGGAGAAGAGACCGAATCTGTTGTTGAATGACTCGTGCCAAACATCGCTCCGCCCGCAAACAATAACAAACCCACGAGTAAAATAGTTAGCCCCTTCATCGCCGTTCCCCCTTGATTACGATTCTGAAGATACCTTTTCCGCCTTCTCCCAGTAGTAGTCGCTAAAAACCTCTGCCATGGCGTCAGCTGTGCGATACGTCTCATCCAAACTGTTATGAATTCCGCCAAACTCAACTAAAACAGCATTATTTGATAGATCCTGGTTGTATTTCCCATCCACTCCGACTCCCTTTTTTGTAAGAACACCCCTGCTTAGGCCAGGGTATTTTTCTTCCATCCTTTTATGAAGTTCGGTCGCTATCTTTAAGTTCTTTTCATAATCAGGATGCTTAGCTCCCACTACGAAAATTGTTCGCGCATAAGTTTCCCCATTGATTTCTTTCGTAGTAACGTCTTCTGACACAGTGTCACGATGAAGGTCAAAAATATATTTAATATCATCATTTGTGGCCATCGCTTCTTTTACAACTTTTCTCGAAGCGTCATATGAACTTATCCCCAGATCCTTTGCACTAGTGGTTATATCTGATTGATCAGCATTTGCACCGACTCCATTTGCTTCCAAA comes from the Halobacillus shinanisalinarum genome and includes:
- the lepA gene encoding translation elongation factor 4; translation: MTSQSRQERVRNFSIIAHIDHGKSTLADRILEKTQALTQREMKEQFLDAMDLERERGITIKLNAVQLNYKADDDQDYTFHLIDTPGHVDFTYEVSRSLAACEGAILVVDAAQGIEAQTLANVYLALENDLEIIPVINKIDLPGADTERVKQEIEDVIGIDASDAILASAKEGVGIDEILERIVSDIPAPEGIANDPLKALIFDSLYDTYRGVVAYTCVREGSVKVGDKIKMMATGKEFEVNEVGVFKPTPTPLKELHVGDVGYLTASIKNIGDSRVGDTITLANRPAGTPLPGYKKMNPMVFCGLYPVDANNYNDLRDALERLELNDSSLQFEPETSQALGFGFRCGFLGMLHMEIIQERIEREYKIDLITTAPSVIYKVTLTDGEEIEVDNPSMMPDNQNLEDVQEPYVKATIMVPNDYVGPVMEICQRKRGSFIDMQYLDDNRVNIVYDIPLSEIVYDFFDSLKSQTKGYASFDYELIGYRASNLVKMDILLNGDTIDALSFIVHRDFAYERGKVIADKLKKLIPRQQFEVPVQAAIGNKIVARTTIKAMRKNVLSKCYGGDISRKRKLLEKQKEGKKRMKMVGSVEVPQEAFMSVLEIDDD